The following proteins are encoded in a genomic region of Prochlorothrix hollandica PCC 9006 = CALU 1027:
- the arfB gene encoding alternative ribosome rescue aminoacyl-tRNA hydrolase ArfB: protein MLQITPHTAIPLSDIDLSAVRSQGAGGQNVNKVATAIHLRFDIHGSSLSPLYKERLLQLGDSRITKDGVIVLKAQQHRTQEQNKADALDRLRILLQSVTHTPKPRKATKPSRSAKTKRLDHKTKRGQVKALRGKVQDDG from the coding sequence ATGCTCCAGATCACGCCCCACACTGCCATTCCCCTCAGCGACATTGACCTGAGCGCCGTCCGTTCCCAAGGGGCTGGGGGCCAGAATGTGAACAAGGTTGCCACGGCGATTCACCTGCGTTTTGATATCCATGGCTCGTCCCTGTCGCCCCTGTATAAGGAGCGGTTGCTACAGTTGGGGGACAGTCGGATCACCAAAGATGGGGTCATTGTCCTCAAGGCCCAGCAGCACCGCACCCAGGAACAAAATAAGGCGGATGCCCTCGATCGCCTGCGGATCTTGCTCCAAAGTGTCACCCACACCCCCAAACCCCGCAAAGCCACAAAACCCTCCCGCAGCGCCAAAACCAAGCGCCTCGACCATAAAACTAAGCGGGGACAAGTGAAGGCACTGCGGGGCAAGGTGCAGGATGATGGTTAA